AGGCTTTCCGGGACGGCGTGCCGGAAAAGAAAGCATCTTTCACGCTGCCGGAATCCTTGTCCTGGCGAACGACGACGACTTGTTCTCCTGTTTCATTCAGGTTGATCCGTGTATGCGTATCGGAAATACCGGAATATTCATCCTCCTTGTCTTCCTCTCCCGCTCCGCCGATTTCCCCAAATTCCTCACGGGAAATGAAAATCTTTTTGGGCAGGACGCCCAGCCATTGCAGATAAGCCGTGATGATAGGCTCCTGCAGGCTGTACTGCTCTTCCAGCCGCTCCATATCCGCTTCACTCAGGTTATTGTCGCCGCGCTGGGAGCCGGCTTTCTGTCCGGACAGGGCGCTCATGCTTTGCTGCTGCATCATCTGCTCAATGGGACCTCCCGGAACAAAACGGGTTATGCAAAAGACGAGAAACGTAACCCCCAGGAGCGTCAAGGGCATGAGAAGGAGTCGTCTGATGATATAGGTCTTCATTCGTCGCGCTGAACTCTACCGGTTTGTGGAAGGTGAGGCAAGTAGCAATACAAATTTGTGAGCCTTTGCTAACATGAAGCATGGCCCTGTTCTTCTTAAGATGAAAGGGAAACAATAAAATACGGCAAATTCCCATTCATATTCCTGAATGGCCTTTCGAGAGGCGGGGAATATTACATTCCTTCTCCCAGCCGGCGCGCCAGCATGTCCGGAAGGCCGGCAGCCAGAATGCGTCTTTGGGCCTCCTCTACATCGTATTCCACGCGGCGCTGGTAGTACACCATGCTGTCTTCGTCAAAAACGCCGTAGGCGGCGCGGGGATCGCCGTCTCTGGGCTGGCCCACGGAACCCACATTAATCAGATATTTGTTAGTTTTAAGAAGCTGAATATCCCCGGATTCATATTCATGGATGCTTCCTTCATGGCGGATAAATGTGCGGGGAACGTGCGTGTGTCCGTTAAAGCACAGGAATTGATTGTCACGCAGCATATTGACGCTGTGGGTGGCCGTATCTACATTCGTGACATAAGCCCAGGAGTTGGGTTTGTCCTGTGTGGCGTGCACCAGAACGATTTCATTAGGGAGAATGCGCTGGAAAGGAGCGCGGCGAAGCCACTTTTTCTGTTCTTCGGAAAGTTGCTGCCGCGTCCACATCAGGGCATTGTACGCCACAGGGTTCATTCCCGCCGGATTGTTTTCTCTAATGGCTTCCTCATCATGATTGCCGCGCACGGTGGGAATCTGGAGGCTGCGGATGAATTCAAGGCATTCGGACGGATTAGCGTTATAGCCCACAACATCTCCCAGGCAGTAAACGGCGTTGCACTGAAGCTGTTCTATATCTTTCATTACTGCTTCCAGAGCGGGCAGATTGGCATGGATGTCACTAATCAGGGCTATTCTACTCATGGTATTGCAAGCAAAGAGCATAGCACTTTGGGCAGGTTTTGCCAAGCGCGTTTGCTCACAGGAAATCATGGTTGCGGCACAGGGTCCCGTCCCTCCCATGTACCCTTATTTGCGTCTGTTTACTTTACTCGCCTTTTGCCGGAGGCAAGGATTCCAGGGCTTCTCTCAGCCCGTCTACCGGATACTTCAGGGAATTGGACAGATGGCTGGTCATCAGGTCACGGGCGATCTCATCCGTAGGAAACAGTTCCCGGAAGGGAATGCGCTCCTTTTCCGGTATGTTCAGCCTGTTTTCCAGAACAAAAATATTACTCACCAGGCTGGGGGTCCTGTTGCGGGGATCCTTGAATAACTCCCGGCCCAGTTCCAGAGCTTCTCTGGATTTGGAAGGAACACGGACGAGCGCATAAAATTCTTTGCGGGCCGTAAGGGGAGGCGCTCCCAAATCCCGTGCCTTGCGGTAGGCTTCCGCCGCCTTTTCAAAGTCCGGCTGCCGGTAGGTATCGCTGTACATGTTGCCCAGCAGGGATTGAAGGTACCAGCTGTCAGGATTGGCGTTGATGCCTTTTTCCAGGAAGCGGCGCCCCTTTTGAATGTATTTGCGGAAGCCTTCCCGGCGTTCCATGGGAGAAAGACGTTTATTGTCCAGATAACTGGAGGAAGCGTTATTGCCCAAATGCCACGATCCGTTGTCCCAGTAGAAATCGGAGTGCGGAGCGAGAGCGGTAACCTGGTTGTAGCGGCGTTCCAGGTTGGCCCAGTCGGAAATCAGGAAACAGTCGAAAGCTTCCATGCTCAGCACGGCCGCTACCAGGGAGCGCAACCCTCCCAGGGAGACCATGGCGAGTTGTTGTTCCAGATAATCGGAAGAGGAAAACTCTGCCGGATTATCCAGCAGCCCCGCCGCCTTTTCCTGTTCCAGAATATGATTCTGCAAAGGCAGGCGGATCATGCCGAAGCCCAGCAGGGCAATGATGAAAATGACGATGGTCTTCAGCATGATTCGCAATTGGTTCGGGCTAATTCATGTTCAGGCGCTTGCGGATGGCCTTGTCCAGAAGTTCCCATTCCGGCACGGAGGCTCCGGCTTGCCGGGCCTTGGAGAGAGGGTCTCCCCAGATAGCCGTGTATTCAACGGGGCGGCCTTCGTTGTAGTCCACGGCGCTGGACGGAATGAAAGCCCCCATGGTTTCCGTACGGGAAAGGTGGAATTCAACCAAATCTTCCGGCAGGGCGTAGCCGCGGGCTTTGGCTGCCTGCACCACTTCCTCCATGATGCGGCGCGCCCGCATGACGTTTTCCGGGTTTTGGTAAAGTTCCGCAATGCTGATGCCTCCCAGAGCAAGGCAAAGTCCGTTAAACGGGATGTTCCAGACGAGTTTGTACCACTGGATTTGCTCTGCGGCGTCGAAGGCGCGCGTTTTGATGCCGGCATTGGCAAACAGCTCGGAGAGTTCCCTGGCTTTTTCAGTCCCTTCCGGAGTGGGGATGAAGGGGGCAAATTGGATATTGCCCCCTTCCAGATGGTTGACATGGCCCGGTTTTTCCCGCATGGCGCAGATGAAGCACAGGCCCACATAGATACGGTCCGCCGGGATGATGCGGGCAATTTCCTCCGCATTCCCCATGCCGTTCTGAAGTGTAACAACAGTCGTATCCGGTCCCATCAACGGGGGAAGGGCTCTGGAAAATCCGGCGTTTGCCGTGCTTTTCCATGCAACTACAACGAGGTCTACCGGACCGACTTCCTCCGTATCCCGGTAAACGTTGATGTGAGGCAGAGAGATGTCCCCATGCAGGCTTTTCACCTGAAGGCCGTGTTCTTTCAGATAGCCGTATTCCGAACGTACGATGAAGGATACGTCCTGGCCAGATTCCTGGAGCCTGGCTCCGTAATAGCAGCCCAGGGCTCCGGCTCCCAGAATGGCGATTTTCATGGCGTGCGGCGCGTTTGGTGATATTTTCAGAGTCCCTGGACGTTGCCCTTGTCGTCCAGATAGATGTGCATGGCGTTCGGTGAGACGGGAAGGGCGGGCATGCGCATGATTTCCCCGCAGAGGGCCACCAGGAAGCCGGCTCCGTTGGCGATTTCAAAGTCGCGCACGGTGATGGTGAAGCCGGTGGGGCGTCCTCGTAGGCGCCCGTTGTCGGAAAGCGAGTTCTGGGTTTTTGCCATGCAGACGGGAAGGTCCGTCAGGCGGCTGGCTTCAAACTGGGCCAGTTTCTTTTTGGCGGCAGCCGTCAATTCCACACCGTCCGCCCCGTAAATGTTGCGGGCAATGATGTTGAGTTTTTCTTCCACCGGCAGGGCGGATTCATAGAGAGGCTTGAAGGGAGCGGAGTGTTTGTCCGAAGCTTCCACTACCATTTGGGCCAGGTCTTTTCCTCCTTCTCCTCCCTGGGAGAAGATGTCCGCAATGGCGCAGGGAATACCGCGTTCCGCACAGTGTTTCACGATGGCGTCCAGTTCTTCCCGGGAGTCGTCAAAGAATTTGTTGACGGCAACCACGACGGGGCGTTTGTAGTGGGCGGCTGCGTCCAGATGTGCATCCAGGTTGGCAAGGCCTTTTTTCAACGCGTCCACGTCCGTGTTTTTCAGATCCGCCAGGGCAGTGCCCCCGTGCATCTTCAGCGCGCGCGCCGTAGCTACGATGACAATGGCCGCCGGATCCAGTCCGGACTGGCGGCATTTGATATCCAGGAATTTCTCTGCACCCAGGTCAAACGCGAATCCGGCTTCCGTGACGGCATAGTCCCCAAAATGCAGGGCCATCCTGGTGGCCAGCACGGAGTTGCAGCCGTGGGCAATGTTGGCAAACGGGCCGCCGTGCAGGAAACAGGGCACTCCTTCCACGGATTGAACCAGATTGGGCATCAGGGCGTCTTTCAGCAGGGCCATGACGGAACCGGTAATGCCCAGTTCCCTTGCGAACACGGGTTTGTCATCCGTGGTGAATCCGATCACGATGCGGTTGATGCGTTCCTCCATGTCCTTGTAGGAAGTGGCAAGGCACAGGCACGCCATGATTTCCGAAGCCGGGGTGATATCGAAGCCTGTTTCCCGGGGGAACCCCTGTTTGTTGAGCCCCACGATGATGGAACGCAGGGAACGGTCGTTCATGTCCATGACCCGCTTCCATATGACTTTGCGTTCGTCAATGTTCAGCGTGTGGAAGAACATGGCGTTGTCAATGATGGCGCTGATGAGGTTGTGGGCGGATGTGATGGCGTGGAAGTCCCCTGTGAAATGCATGTTGATTTCCTCTGCCGGCGTCAGGGAGCTTTTGCCGCCTCCGGTAGCTCCGCCCTTGCGGCCGAACACCGGCCCCATGGAAGGTTGCCGGAGCGCCAGGCAGACTTTTTTGCCGATGGCCTGCAATCCCTGCGCCAAGCCGATGGAAACGGTTGTTTTGCCTTCTCCGGAGGGAGTGGGAGTGATGGCGGATACCAGGATGAGTTTGCCGGGGGCTGCCGGCCTGTCCAATACGTCCAGAGAAATTTTGGCCTTGTTGCGGCCGAAGGGGATGACGTCTTTTTCATCGACGCCCAGCTTGTTGATACAGTCGGAGAATGCAGGTGTAGCCATGCGCACATGATGACGGAAGCCCCCTCTTTTGGCAAGAAGGTTCATGGGCATTCCGGGCCGGATGAATCAATGAGGCGGCAAGAACCGTCTTCTGCCTGTTCCACGGCTTTCCTTGGATGACCCGCGCAACTCCGGGAAAATATCCTGAAATGCCCGTGATGGCAGGTTGTGCTAAGACGGGGTAAGAATCAGGGGTGCGCTTTCTGTTTCCCTTCAGCCAGCACGGGACGGTAATGGCCCGTGATGGTGTGGGAGAACAGAAAGTCTTCTTCCTGCGTTCCGGAGCCGACATTATGAATGATCAGCGGCGTGCCTTCCTTCGTTTTCCGGTCGGAAACGATGCCAATGTGGGGAATACTATCGGACAGGTTCCATGTAACCAGGTCACCGGGCTTGTAGTGCGCCGCGTTTTCCGTAATGGGAACGGCCCAGCCTTTTCTGGCAAAGAAGGTACGAAGATTAGGGACCCGGCGGTGGTCAATGCTGCGGTCCGTCGTTTTCAACCCCCATATTTTAGGGTATTTGGAAAAGTGGGCCTTCATGTCCTCATGCACGGCTTTTTGAAGGTCCAGGCTGAAAGCCCTCATGGCGCGGATGACTACGTCCGTGCATACTCCCATTTCGAGGGGAACATCCCCGTTGGGGTAGGGGATGGATTGATAGTCTCCATTGTAGGAAACCGTCACTCCTACCTGTTCACGCGCCTTGGCGGCCAACGCGGCGTTGTCCGCCATCAGGCATGCGGAGCAGGAAAGAAACAGGAAGGAGAGAAGGGCTGCCGGTTTCATGGGGCAGACGGGGAGGAAAGAGATGGAAAATCAGACGAAGCTGGCAAAGCCGATGTCCGGCCGGCGTTGCATGCCGTCAAATTGAATCTTTTTAATTTCGTTGTGGGCGCGCTGGCGCGCTTCGGAGAGAGTGTCCCCCTGTGCCACGACGGCCAGGACGCGGCCTCCGTTGGTTTCATAACAGTTTTTGTCCGCATTCCATTTGGTGCCGGCGTGGTAAACGGAAGCATTTGAAATATCGTCCAGTCCCTGAATAGCGTCGCCGGAATGGGAGGTCTCCGGATATCCTTTGGAGGCCAGTACACAACAGACGCTCCAGCCGTTTTGGAAGGAAATTTCTTCCGGCGTAAATTCTCCCTTGGCCCCATGCAGGCAGAAGGAGGCCAAGTCTCCGGAGAGCAGGGGCATGACAGCCTGGCATTCCGGATCGCCGAAGCGGCAGTTGTATTCAATGACTTTGGGGCCGTTTGGGGTCAGCATCAGGCCGAAGTACAGGAACCCCCGGTAGGGCAGTCCGTCTTTTTTCAGCCCGGCTACCGTCGGGGCCACGATTTCCTTTTCAATGCGTTCCAGCATTTCCGGCTCCACCAGCCGGCGGGAGGCCACCGCTCCCATGCCGCCCGTGTTGGGACCCGCATCGCCTTCCTTGAGGCGCTTGTAGTCCCGTGCCGGGCAGAGAATAAGATAATGGTCGTCCACCAGAGCGCCGAAGATGGAGACTTCCGGCCCGGTAAGGAATTCTTCCACCAGCAGCCGCCCTTCACCAAAGCGCCTGTCCGTAAATACTTCTTTCAGGAAAGAGTCGGCTTCCTCCTTGCTCATGCAGACGGCTACGCCCTTTCCGGCGGCCAGGCCGTCAAATTTCAGCACGGTAGGATAGGTGTTTCCGATGAATTGCCGGGCTTCCTCCAATGTGGCCGCTACGCGGGCCTGCCCGGTAGGGATGTTGTGGCGGAGCAGAAAGTCCTTGGCAAATTCTTTGCTGGCTTCCAGCTGGGCGCTTTCTTTTACCGGTCCCCAGCAGGGGATGCCCGCACGGGTGCAGGCATTGGCCAGGCCTTCATCCTTGACCAGATAGCTTTCCTCCCCGGCAACGCAGAGATCCATTTTATTGGAAACCATCCAGTCGATCAGCGAGGGGAGATCCCTGGCCGGGATGGGGGTAGCCAGACGGTTGATGGCGTCACTCCCCGGGAAACAGAACATTTCCGGTGCGGAGGGAGATTCCTTGAGCGCCTTGACCAGTGCATGTTCTCGTCCACCTTTTCCAATAACGGCTATTTTCATACGCCGCCAGTATGCCGGGACGGACTGGTTTTGCCAAGCTGAAATGAACGGTGAGGCTTTTCCTTTTGTCCGGTTGTTCCCGTGCTTTTTCTCCATTGCCGGGAATGAGGCTGTATCCCTTTTTCCCTTCACAGCACGGCGTTGCCGTTTGTTC
This region of Akkermansia muciniphila genomic DNA includes:
- a CDS encoding metallophosphoesterase family protein, which gives rise to MSRIALISDIHANLPALEAVMKDIEQLQCNAVYCLGDVVGYNANPSECLEFIRSLQIPTVRGNHDEEAIRENNPAGMNPVAYNALMWTRQQLSEEQKKWLRRAPFQRILPNEIVLVHATQDKPNSWAYVTNVDTATHSVNMLRDNQFLCFNGHTHVPRTFIRHEGSIHEYESGDIQLLKTNKYLINVGSVGQPRDGDPRAAYGVFDEDSMVYYQRRVEYDVEEAQRRILAAGLPDMLARRLGEGM
- a CDS encoding 2-dehydropantoate 2-reductase translates to MKIAILGAGALGCYYGARLQESGQDVSFIVRSEYGYLKEHGLQVKSLHGDISLPHINVYRDTEEVGPVDLVVVAWKSTANAGFSRALPPLMGPDTTVVTLQNGMGNAEEIARIIPADRIYVGLCFICAMREKPGHVNHLEGGNIQFAPFIPTPEGTEKARELSELFANAGIKTRAFDAAEQIQWYKLVWNIPFNGLCLALGGISIAELYQNPENVMRARRIMEEVVQAAKARGYALPEDLVEFHLSRTETMGAFIPSSAVDYNEGRPVEYTAIWGDPLSKARQAGASVPEWELLDKAIRKRLNMN
- a CDS encoding formate--tetrahydrofolate ligase yields the protein MATPAFSDCINKLGVDEKDVIPFGRNKAKISLDVLDRPAAPGKLILVSAITPTPSGEGKTTVSIGLAQGLQAIGKKVCLALRQPSMGPVFGRKGGATGGGKSSLTPAEEINMHFTGDFHAITSAHNLISAIIDNAMFFHTLNIDERKVIWKRVMDMNDRSLRSIIVGLNKQGFPRETGFDITPASEIMACLCLATSYKDMEERINRIVIGFTTDDKPVFARELGITGSVMALLKDALMPNLVQSVEGVPCFLHGGPFANIAHGCNSVLATRMALHFGDYAVTEAGFAFDLGAEKFLDIKCRQSGLDPAAIVIVATARALKMHGGTALADLKNTDVDALKKGLANLDAHLDAAAHYKRPVVVAVNKFFDDSREELDAIVKHCAERGIPCAIADIFSQGGEGGKDLAQMVVEASDKHSAPFKPLYESALPVEEKLNIIARNIYGADGVELTAAAKKKLAQFEASRLTDLPVCMAKTQNSLSDNGRLRGRPTGFTITVRDFEIANGAGFLVALCGEIMRMPALPVSPNAMHIYLDDKGNVQGL
- a CDS encoding DUF1287 domain-containing protein, whose translation is MKPAALLSFLFLSCSACLMADNAALAAKAREQVGVTVSYNGDYQSIPYPNGDVPLEMGVCTDVVIRAMRAFSLDLQKAVHEDMKAHFSKYPKIWGLKTTDRSIDHRRVPNLRTFFARKGWAVPITENAAHYKPGDLVTWNLSDSIPHIGIVSDRKTKEGTPLIIHNVGSGTQEEDFLFSHTITGHYRPVLAEGKQKAHP
- the purD gene encoding phosphoribosylamine--glycine ligase; translation: MKIAVIGKGGREHALVKALKESPSAPEMFCFPGSDAINRLATPIPARDLPSLIDWMVSNKMDLCVAGEESYLVKDEGLANACTRAGIPCWGPVKESAQLEASKEFAKDFLLRHNIPTGQARVAATLEEARQFIGNTYPTVLKFDGLAAGKGVAVCMSKEEADSFLKEVFTDRRFGEGRLLVEEFLTGPEVSIFGALVDDHYLILCPARDYKRLKEGDAGPNTGGMGAVASRRLVEPEMLERIEKEIVAPTVAGLKKDGLPYRGFLYFGLMLTPNGPKVIEYNCRFGDPECQAVMPLLSGDLASFCLHGAKGEFTPEEISFQNGWSVCCVLASKGYPETSHSGDAIQGLDDISNASVYHAGTKWNADKNCYETNGGRVLAVVAQGDTLSEARQRAHNEIKKIQFDGMQRRPDIGFASFV